The Vallitalea okinawensis genome contains the following window.
TGTACTTGAGATGTTGTCAAAAGAGATATATCTCTTTTAATATGTAGCCTATCTTGACAGTTTATCAATATCCTTATAATAGACGGATCATCAACGCGCTCTTTCTCCTTTAATAACCTCCAATTTTTAAGATTAAGGCATATAGCATGAAGTATAAATAAAATGGCACCTACTGCCCATAGAGCAAATAAGGGTTGGCTAATAAATTCCAAAGAATTCTCATCGATAGATAAAGCATAATCTCTTGGCATGGTTATTAGATCAAGTACCTCATTGCTTTTAACAAGCTGTTCAAAGGTTTTTTCTTGATATCCTGCACTAGGGAGTATTTGATTAAGCTTACTCTCTAGGCCTATAGGCAGCATCAGCCTTATTAGAAGTAGCATCCAAATGTAGTAATACCATTTAGCTCCCAGTCGATCATTTGATATAAAACGAATTAACAAGATAATTATTGTCAATACACTTCCCATCAGTGATGAATAAAATAACCAAGAAAAAAACTCTGGACTCCCCATACCCAACTACCTCCATCTCATTCTTCTTTACGATTAAGAATTTGCTTCAATTCTTCTAAATCTTTTTTTGATAGCTGCTGTTCTTCTAAGAAATTAGCAAACATTACATTAAATGCTCCACCATAAACCTTCTGTAAAAATGATTGGTTTTCTGCCTTTCTACAATCTTTCTCTGTAATTAACGGATAGTATAAATAACGTCTTCCATCCATTTTGAAATCTAAGGCTTCTTTCTTAACCAATCGACTTAGCAATGTTTTAATGGTTTTTGGTTTCCATGTGCTCTGAACACCTAATCTATCAATTATCTCACTAGCAGAAATAGGAGATTCGGTCCAAATAACTTTCATGACTTTCCATTCTGCTTCTGATATATGTGGAATTTCTTTCATGCAAACACCTCAACAATTTAAGTATGAAGATTACAAGTATAATCTTAATATCATCCTATCCTTAAACCTAACGTTTGTCAATATAACCCTTTATCTTTTAATATTTTTTCAGTTATCTTCTTTGCTTCGCTACTATATGCATCTTTTTCCGCTTCAATGTTACAAGCAAAGTAATAAACATTACTCTCTTCCTCCATATAACCAACAAACCATCCATTGACCACATTTCCATCAACCACACCTGTTCCAGTCTTTCCTGATAGGGTTCTACCATTTTCCTCTGATAAAATGAGGATATCTTTAACAATATTAATATTCTCCTTCTTTACAGGTAATTCGTAGTTATAAAATTGACTTAAGAGATTCACTTGTTCCATGGGTGATATTTTAAGAGATGACTGTAACCAAAATTCTGTTTGTCCCCCTGAAATGTCTTTATTACCATAATTAAACTCTTCCAGATAAGAAGCCATTCTATCCTCACCTATTTCAGTAGCTACCTGCTGAAAATACCATACAACCGAGTTAGCAACTGCTGTTTTCAGAGTATGATCTTGATTCCATGATTCTATAGGCTGCTCTGTACCATCCCACTGGAATACAGTATTTTGATCTTCAAGAACTCCTGTTTCTAAACCAATAAGGGAATGATAGATTTTAAATGTGGAGCATGGTGGAATTTGTTTTTGACTTTTCTCTTCATTATAGACCACATACTCATGACCACTGCTATCATATAATATAAAACAACCTTCGTACCCTTGAAAATATTGGCTTAAATCTTGTTCAATAACTTTAGTGGTATTCTCTTCAATATCGAATAAATTTATGGTATGGGTTATAAGTTCTCTGTTCCCCCACTGTCCATGACCTGGTATGACGACTCCCACATCTGAAAACTCTTCATTTACCTTTTTAACTGATTTTGGCCATTCTTTGATATTGGCATCAGCTGTATTGCCTAGTGTATAATCATCTAAACTTTTCATCATACATCCACCAAATAAGACTTTTTTATCTGGGAAGTATACCACAACAGCATCTAGAGAATGGGATTCACCAGGGTAAAAAATCTCCACTACCTCTTTATCAAAGGTTAATGTCATTCCATCTTGAATATTGAAAACTTCTGTGGGAACAATATATTCTAGTTCCTCATATTTCTTTTTATAGTCCTCATCTTTAGGATCTGAAAGCCAACTTAGCATAAGCTGTCGAGCGGCTTCCCCACGTTCTTCAATCATTTCCTTAATCATACTGGAACCATAAATAGGGATATCATTATTAATTAGTGCTTGATTACCACCTAAATTATCAAAATGAAAATGAGTATTGATAGCTATGGTACTTCTTTCACCAAATTCTTCTTCCATCCATTCTAGCAGCAATTGGGTGGCCTCCGGTGTATAAGGCGTATCTACTAAAACTAACTCTCCATTGTCCATTTCAACAATAAGTGAGTTGGCCGGCCATGGGAATTCATGATTAACCACATAAACTTGTTCTTGAACTTTTTCAATAGTAAGATCATCACTTATTCTATATGGTTCTGAAAAATCTGATATTGTAATAGAATCAGCTTCTTGATCTACATTGTCGCACGCTGATAAGCTAATCATTGTAATAAGTAGTGTGATAAATAGTAAGATAATTTTCTTCATTCATATTCCTCCAATATTTTTAAGTATAACTGTTATTATAAATACATAAGTTAACTGAGTACTCAACAAAGGACTACATGCGTAATCCTTATGTATAAGATTACACATGTAGTCCTTTGTTGTCAATACTTTTTTTCCAAATAATTAAAATCACCCACTGAACTGTAGGTGATTTTAATTATTTAAATCTTATCTTCCACTATCTCTGCTTTATTCAATAACTAGTTCAATAGGACAATGATCAGAACCCAATACTTCTGAGTGAATATGAGCACTTATTATTCTAGGCTTGAGTGACTCAGATACATTGAAGTAATCAAGACGCCACCCCACATTATTAGCTCTTGCGTTGAAACGATATGACCACCATGTATAACTCCCATCTTGATCTGGATAAAAATGACGATATGTATCAATAAATCCTGCTTCTATAAATTCTGTCATCTTTCCCCTTTCCTCATCAGTGAATCCTGCGTTTTTTCTATTGGCTTTTGGGTTTTTGATATCGATTTCTTGATGGGCTACATTAAGGTCACCACACATGATAACAGGCTTATTCTCTTCTAATCCTTTAATATAAGCTCTTAGGTCATCTTCCCACTTCATACGGTACTCTAAGCGCATTAGACCACGTTGTGAGTTAGGAGTATAAATTGTCATCACATAAAAATCCTCATACTCTAAGGTAATAACTCTACCTTCTTGATCATGTTCTTCGATGCCCATGCCATATACAGTACTAAGAGGTTCTTTCTTAGTAAAAATAGCCGTCCCAGAGTACCCCTTCTTCACTGCATAATTCCAGTATTGATGATAGCCTTCTAAGTCTAAATCAATCTGACCTTCTTGTAACTTGCTTTCTTGAATACAAAAGATATCTGCATCTATTTCTTTAAAAAAATCTAGAAAACCTTTTTTGACACATGCTCGAATACCATTAACATTCCACGAGATAAGTTTCATTTAGTTTTCCCCCATTTCATAATATCATTGCTTTTACACTTATTATAGATGCATACAAGAAAAAGGTCAAAAACTAATATTATGTGATGTGGGAGAGTCGCAATATTAAAATTTAAATGGTACTGTGTAATTTGGATTTGGAAGATCGAAACATGCTGTCATATGCTCTGCATACCTAAATTGGAATGGTTTCTCATCAATTTCAAGGTTCTTTAATATTCTTCCTCTTGGTGTATCGTATAGTTTCAACCATGATTCATTGGATGGTATATCTGATGATTTATTAACGTTGAATACTGCTTTAAAGTTTGTCTCTGCCTGTAAAAGTTTATTATCTAATACAGAATATAGGTTAGAGGTAACATCAAAGTCTGTTGGCTTTCCACACTTTGGTACCCTTAATTCAAAGTATTTAGATCCATCATCTTCCATTGCAACAGTAACACAGTTCTTATTATCATCATATATGTCAATATCCTCAACTACTTTTGGTAACCCCCAGATACCTAGTCCTCTTAACTGATTTTCATATGATGTAACAGGCATAGAAAAAACATAATACCCAAACTTCTTAAAAGCCCCATCCATAACCATCGGTAAAATCGGTACATTCACCTTAGGATCAACCATAATCGGTATGGTCATAGCGATTTCATTATAACCGGGTATACCCATAACATTTTTATATTCGTAACAAGAAAATATGACAAGTGCTTTACCTGGCATAAGAATAACCGGCTTCATTTTTGGATGTGGCATCATTTCTTTAGCCTTCTTACTTGAGCAAGTAAAAATACCAATAGCTGTAGTTACATCACCATAGAAAGTAGGAAATTGATAGGTTTTCGTAATATCATCATCCAATTGAAGGTCAAAGGGTCTTAGATTAAATCGAGAATAAAATGGATCTCTAAATAAATGTTCATTCTTTAGCATTTCAGCATCATATTGTCTGGTTGCCTTCATAATCCCAACTCCTTATTATAAATATTTTTGAACTCTTTCCCAGACCTTTTCTATAGGTATGGGGTTAAATACTGGCTTATTAAATTCTTCTCTGCATAACTCATATACAGCTTTATTATAGGGAATGTTCACACCTGCTTTATCCGCCATTTTGATAAGGTGCCCATTTAATGTTTCTAACTCTGTTTCGTGGCCCTTTCGCTGCAGTATATCCTGCCCCATACTACTTAGCACCATTTTTGATACATTCTTTTTAAAAATACCATTCGTCAAGAAGTTAGGTAGATGAGAAGCTGACCAAAGTGTCCCCCATGAAGGCATGCCTCCTAACTTACATTCCTTATACCCAGATGCTTTCACAATTTTCACACCTTCGTAGGTTAGATTGGTTAAAACTTTCTTGAATAACTTCATGGATGTTACTTCCTTATAGCCTAGACCAATTATTGTTGTCAATGAATTAGTAAGATTAATAACCATTTTAGAATAAACAGCATCCTTAAGATGATCAGTTATTACTGTTTCAACACCCTTACTGAAAATACCCTTTAACTCTTCCATCTCTTTTATCAAACTATTATCAGGTGTTCCTAAAATAATAGGTCCTTTCTTCTGATAACCAATGACGCCAGGTTCATCAAACCATGCATTATAACTAATAACACCATAAATGACCTTCCTAAAATATTTTGGTACTATCTGTTGATTATCGATTCCATTTTGAAGTGTAAGTATGATAGGCTCATTTTTAACATTTTCTTTAATAAATTGACATACAACATCTAAGCTATAGGTTTTTACACCAATAACAATGATATCAACAGGCTCACACTCACTAATGTTATCAACGACTTTAACAGATGCATTTACAACTTCATCCTTATGTCCTTGAAGGTATGTTGATATTCCTCTTTTTTTCATCGATTCAGCATTTTTACCTTTATCGAGAAAATAGATATTGTCATAATTTTCAGCTATCCACCCTCCAATAGATCCCCCAATAGCGCCTGCACCAAAAATTAAAACCCTCTTGTCTTGTTCACCCATAAAATCTCTCCTTTTATTATTTTATACAACCTCCACACCTATAACTGTGTACAGTAATTATTCTCTATACTGAACACAGAAAATTGGTGTTAAGTTAAGTATTTAAATTTGATTATCCCATGACCACCGGTCATTAGAGACCAATGACCTTCGGTCATGAGAAGCAAAAAAAAGATCTTCAATCCCAGTGACCACTGGTCATTCAATAACAAAAATTTTTAATTACAACCAAAAAATCTTTTAAATACATCACAAAGTATCTTTTTAGCTTCTTCTTTATCATCGCAACTTCCATCGATAATACCCTGATAACATATTTCCAATATCATAACAATTAAAGCTTGATTGTAGATATCAATATTTTTAACGGTGTATTCTTCATAAAATTTCAAATAATTTACGATAACTTTTGTAAATGCCTTTACTGTTTTTTCGATATAGTCATACTTTTTATAAGTACTCATATGCTTTCTTATTTCTATTAAAAACATTTGATTCTTATTAAAATATTCAATAAGAGAATCTGCAAAATAGGTTACTTTATGAATAGCTTTATTCTTATCGATGACTTCCTGAATAAAATTTTGCCTATACCGATCAAAAACCGATTCTACTAAATCGTCTTTATCCCTAAAGTAAAGATAAAATGTTCCTTTCGCTATACCGCACGTCTTAACTAACTCATTAATAGAAGTAGCATCAACACCCTTTTGATGAAATAATTCTACTGCATGACCTTGAATGACCTCTCTGCTAATGATTTTTTCTTCCACTTTGTACTCCCATTTCTATTCAACTCACTCAAATTCTATAGCTCAACTCTCTTAACTGCTATAATAACTTGAATATCCTAAAATGTAATTTAAAATTTTAATTACTTATTATCATTGTATAATATTATTCACTACTATACAAGGTAAATAGAAATTTTTTCTTGTAATATTTCGCCATCTATGGTATACTACATTTCCGCTCACTGGGAGCTATCTATCCCACAAATCGCATTTCAATCACATATTTATCATGGAGGTGATTGATATCTTACAAGGATTAGCACTTGCAAAAAAATCCTTTGAAAGAGACCAAGTCTATCTACTGAATCATATTGTTAACAACATTGGTAGTCTTGTTTTTGGTTACATCAATGTGAGAATTTGGCTGGCTGTATTAGGTAATACCGTTGAAGGCATGGAAGCAGTAACCTATCTTATGGTTAATCAAGCTGGACTATGGCTTGTCATGTTTTTACCTTATGGCTGTTACATACCCAAGAAAGTACATGATGGTTCTATTGCATACGAAATGCTACGACCATATAGCTTACTTTATGGTAGTTTCTTCGAAGTACTAGGACATATCGTCTACAACTTTCTATTTCGTTCAATGCCAATTTTTCTTTTTAGCGTTATTGCTATGGGGGTTGCACTTCCTAATATTCATCAGATTCTACCTTATTTGATTACTTTAACCAATGGTGTTATTATTGCTTTTTTGATTAACTACTTTATCGGTCTCTGGAGTATTAAATTTCTATCCATCAACGGTGTTCAAATGCTCTACTATTTTGCTGGCACATTGTTTAGTGGCGCCTTTATCCATCTTCAATATTACCCAAGTTATTTTAAAGAACTCGTTATGCACCTCCCCTTCGCATACACTTCTTACGTACCAACTGCGGTGTATCAAGGACAATTTGATTTCACACAGGCTTTTATAAGTCAGTGGGCTTGGATTAGCCTATTATTTATAATTGCTTATTTTCTATCTGGACGCCTAACAAAAAAGATGGCTATACAAGGAGGTTAAACGATGACACTATTTGTTACTCTCTTTAAAGCATCTTTAAAAAGCGATGCCCAATATAAGTTTGATTTTGTTATTAATATCATTGGTAACTTTTTAGGTCTTTTTGCTGACTTTTTAATTGTTGCCTTTATACTGTTAAGATTTCAAAGTATAGATGGATGGGAACTTCATGAAGTTGCATTAATGTACGCTATTGTTGAATTTGGTTTTGGTGTTTATCGCTTTATTGGTGATGGATTCAATAACTTTGAACAACTGATTCTCAGCGGTAAATTTGATACATTACTTATACGCCCGGCTCCGGCTTTGGTACAAGTTATGTTACAGAAAGTGGACTTTAAAAGACTTGGAATGATCTTACAAGCTTTAGCTGTTGGTATATGGGGGCTATCAAATGTGAACTTTATAAGTACCACCTATTATATATACCTTCCCATACTTTTAGTAGCTTCAGTAGCCATGAATTTAGCTATTAGTATTTTATTAGCCGCCATCGCTTTTTGGACAGGAAAGAATGAGGATATTATTATTTTAGGTCATTATTCTACTCGTAAAGCTGCTAGTTATCCGGCAACCATCTATCATTCCATTTTTACCCATGCACTTACTTTTATCATTCCTTTTTTCACCATAAGCTACTATCCATTATTGTATCTAACGGGTAAATCGAAGCAGATTTTATTTTTAATTGCGCCAATTATAGGTGTGTTAGTTATTAGCTTTCTGGCTTATATGGTCTGGAATACAGGTATAAAACGTTACTCAAGCACAGGTACATAATGTAACATAGAGAGGAGGATGATTATGTCATTTATAACTGTTGAAGGTTTAAGAAAAGATTATACAATCTATGAAAAGAAAAGTCTATTTACCAGACATAAAAGAAAGATTGAAGCTCTAAAAGATGTCAATTTCACTGTCAATAAAGGTGAATTCTTAGGGTATATCGGTCCCAATGGAGCTGGTAAATCAACAACCATAAAAATTTTAACTGGTATCATGACTCCGAGCGGTGGAAGCGCTAGGGTAGGTGACTACATTCCATACCAGGACCGAAAAAGGTATGTCAGAAATATCGGTGTTGTCTTTGGTCAAAAGACTCAAATGTGGTGGGACTTACCTGTCATTGATACTTACGAACTGCTTAAAGGTATCCATAAAGTTGATGATCAGACCTATAAAAAACAATTGGACTATCTGATAGATAACTTATTCCTCCAAGATATTCTGAAGCAACCAGTAAGACAGCTAAGCCTTGGACAACGAATGCGAGCTGAGTTAGGAGCGTGCATGATTCATGACCCGGACCTACTCTTCCTAGATGAGCCAACTATAGGATTAGATATAGTCTCTAAGCATAAAGTTATTGACTTTCTTCGTGAAATCAATGAAGGAGGAAAAACCATTTTCCTAACGACTCACGATATGAAGGATATTGAAGTTCTCTGTAATGAGATGCTGGTTCTAAATCATGGCGACATTGTCTATAAGGGTAAGGTAGAACAATTGAAATCTATTATGGACTTACCCATTAAAGTAGTAGCTCAATTGGGTTACCATGATAACAATCCTCTACTCGATTATCTACTTCACCAATTCAACGGCGTCTACGATTCAGATAAAACAGAATTAACCCTTTCATTAAATACTAAAGAAAAAACTTCGGATATTGCAAAAACACTGTTTAATAATTTTAATGTAGAGGATTTTAAGGTGGAGGAACCTAGTATAGAAGAAATAATCAAACTTGTTTATACCCAATAATATCTTTAAGGTTATGGAAAAAGGTGGTCCTCTAAGACCACCTTATATACTTTCAAGAAGTTGCTTTATACGATCTTTTTCCATTTGCATGGCTTGTGCCATGACAGCTTGTGCTGCTTGAATAAGTATTTGATTCTTAGTAAATTCCACTATTGCCTTTGCCATATCCACATCTCTAATACGACTCTCTGCAGCGATCAGATTTTCTTCATAATTGGATAGATTACTTATTGTATGCTCTAAACGGTTCTGCATAGCACCTAATCGTCCTCTTTCTGTTGAAGTGGTTTGAATGGCACCTTTAACCTTCTCCATGGCTTCTTTAGCTCCGTCTTCTGTAGAGATATCTAATCCATCTATATCTAAGGCTGCTTTTGATAAATTACCGATCTTCACCTCGATACTGTTTCCTGAATTAGGACCTACTTGTAAGTGAATGCCATTGGTTTCATGAGATCCATCTATCAGCGTCTTCGTATTAAATTCTGTATCTGATGCTATCTGGTCAATGGCTTCCTTTAATTGCTGAAATTCTTCATTCAATTTTTGTCTATCCTCATCAGTGTTTGTACCATTAGCTGCTTGTACTGATAATTCGTTCATTCTTTGAAGTATACTATGAATTTCATTCATACCACCTTCAGCAGTCTGAATCATAGAAATACCATCTTGGGCGTTTCTCTGAGCCTGTTGTAATCCACGAATCTGAGCTCTCATTCGTTCTGAAATAGCTAATCCAGCCGGATCATCTGCTGCACAATTGATTCTTTTTCCAGTACTTAACTGGAGACTTAATTTGGACTGACGAAGAAATAAATGATTCATGTTATTGACCATCTTAAGAAAAGGGAATTGAATCATAGTTTAACACCTTCTTACATTAATACTATTATTTATATCGTCTTTATTCCTCGGTCAGTTTACTTTTATTTTACTTTTTAACTTTTATTATTCGTTTTATTTCTGTTGATCTTTATATTAAGTAAGTAGACACTCAATACGTTTGTACAAATAATGATAACAAGACTAAGGGCAAAAATTAAAATAGCTTGATACCCCATACCAGACTCTGTTGTTGTATATAACAATCCATAGATGAGATCATAAATTAATAAGGGCAAACTAATATATGTTGGAAT
Protein-coding sequences here:
- a CDS encoding ABC transporter permease, with amino-acid sequence MIDILQGLALAKKSFERDQVYLLNHIVNNIGSLVFGYINVRIWLAVLGNTVEGMEAVTYLMVNQAGLWLVMFLPYGCYIPKKVHDGSIAYEMLRPYSLLYGSFFEVLGHIVYNFLFRSMPIFLFSVIAMGVALPNIHQILPYLITLTNGVIIAFLINYFIGLWSIKFLSINGVQMLYYFAGTLFSGAFIHLQYYPSYFKELVMHLPFAYTSYVPTAVYQGQFDFTQAFISQWAWISLLFIIAYFLSGRLTKKMAIQGG
- a CDS encoding TetR/AcrR family transcriptional regulator — its product is MEEKIISREVIQGHAVELFHQKGVDATSINELVKTCGIAKGTFYLYFRDKDDLVESVFDRYRQNFIQEVIDKNKAIHKVTYFADSLIEYFNKNQMFLIEIRKHMSTYKKYDYIEKTVKAFTKVIVNYLKFYEEYTVKNIDIYNQALIVMILEICYQGIIDGSCDDKEEAKKILCDVFKRFFGCN
- a CDS encoding ABC transporter permease, translated to MTLFVTLFKASLKSDAQYKFDFVINIIGNFLGLFADFLIVAFILLRFQSIDGWELHEVALMYAIVEFGFGVYRFIGDGFNNFEQLILSGKFDTLLIRPAPALVQVMLQKVDFKRLGMILQALAVGIWGLSNVNFISTTYYIYLPILLVASVAMNLAISILLAAIAFWTGKNEDIIILGHYSTRKAASYPATIYHSIFTHALTFIIPFFTISYYPLLYLTGKSKQILFLIAPIIGVLVISFLAYMVWNTGIKRYSSTGT
- a CDS encoding ABC transporter ATP-binding protein, with the translated sequence MSFITVEGLRKDYTIYEKKSLFTRHKRKIEALKDVNFTVNKGEFLGYIGPNGAGKSTTIKILTGIMTPSGGSARVGDYIPYQDRKRYVRNIGVVFGQKTQMWWDLPVIDTYELLKGIHKVDDQTYKKQLDYLIDNLFLQDILKQPVRQLSLGQRMRAELGACMIHDPDLLFLDEPTIGLDIVSKHKVIDFLREINEGGKTIFLTTHDMKDIEVLCNEMLVLNHGDIVYKGKVEQLKSIMDLPIKVVAQLGYHDNNPLLDYLLHQFNGVYDSDKTELTLSLNTKEKTSDIAKTLFNNFNVEDFKVEEPSIEEIIKLVYTQ
- a CDS encoding flagellin encodes the protein MIQFPFLKMVNNMNHLFLRQSKLSLQLSTGKRINCAADDPAGLAISERMRAQIRGLQQAQRNAQDGISMIQTAEGGMNEIHSILQRMNELSVQAANGTNTDEDRQKLNEEFQQLKEAIDQIASDTEFNTKTLIDGSHETNGIHLQVGPNSGNSIEVKIGNLSKAALDIDGLDISTEDGAKEAMEKVKGAIQTTSTERGRLGAMQNRLEHTISNLSNYEENLIAAESRIRDVDMAKAIVEFTKNQILIQAAQAVMAQAMQMEKDRIKQLLESI
- a CDS encoding acetoacetate decarboxylase family protein, encoding MKATRQYDAEMLKNEHLFRDPFYSRFNLRPFDLQLDDDITKTYQFPTFYGDVTTAIGIFTCSSKKAKEMMPHPKMKPVILMPGKALVIFSCYEYKNVMGIPGYNEIAMTIPIMVDPKVNVPILPMVMDGAFKKFGYYVFSMPVTSYENQLRGLGIWGLPKVVEDIDIYDDNKNCVTVAMEDDGSKYFELRVPKCGKPTDFDVTSNLYSVLDNKLLQAETNFKAVFNVNKSSDIPSNESWLKLYDTPRGRILKNLEIDEKPFQFRYAEHMTACFDLPNPNYTVPFKF
- a CDS encoding BlaI/MecI/CopY family transcriptional regulator, which translates into the protein MKEIPHISEAEWKVMKVIWTESPISASEIIDRLGVQSTWKPKTIKTLLSRLVKKEALDFKMDGRRYLYYPLITEKDCRKAENQSFLQKVYGGAFNVMFANFLEEQQLSKKDLEELKQILNRKEE
- a CDS encoding exodeoxyribonuclease III, with product MKLISWNVNGIRACVKKGFLDFFKEIDADIFCIQESKLQEGQIDLDLEGYHQYWNYAVKKGYSGTAIFTKKEPLSTVYGMGIEEHDQEGRVITLEYEDFYVMTIYTPNSQRGLMRLEYRMKWEDDLRAYIKGLEENKPVIMCGDLNVAHQEIDIKNPKANRKNAGFTDEERGKMTEFIEAGFIDTYRHFYPDQDGSYTWWSYRFNARANNVGWRLDYFNVSESLKPRIISAHIHSEVLGSDHCPIELVIE
- the blaOXA gene encoding class D beta-lactamase is translated as MKKIILLFITLLITMISLSACDNVDQEADSITISDFSEPYRISDDLTIEKVQEQVYVVNHEFPWPANSLIVEMDNGELVLVDTPYTPEATQLLLEWMEEEFGERSTIAINTHFHFDNLGGNQALINNDIPIYGSSMIKEMIEERGEAARQLMLSWLSDPKDEDYKKKYEELEYIVPTEVFNIQDGMTLTFDKEVVEIFYPGESHSLDAVVVYFPDKKVLFGGCMMKSLDDYTLGNTADANIKEWPKSVKKVNEEFSDVGVVIPGHGQWGNRELITHTINLFDIEENTTKVIEQDLSQYFQGYEGCFILYDSSGHEYVVYNEEKSQKQIPPCSTFKIYHSLIGLETGVLEDQNTVFQWDGTEQPIESWNQDHTLKTAVANSVVWYFQQVATEIGEDRMASYLEEFNYGNKDISGGQTEFWLQSSLKISPMEQVNLLSQFYNYELPVKKENINIVKDILILSEENGRTLSGKTGTGVVDGNVVNGWFVGYMEEESNVYYFACNIEAEKDAYSSEAKKITEKILKDKGLY
- a CDS encoding ketopantoate reductase family protein, which encodes MGEQDKRVLIFGAGAIGGSIGGWIAENYDNIYFLDKGKNAESMKKRGISTYLQGHKDEVVNASVKVVDNISECEPVDIIVIGVKTYSLDVVCQFIKENVKNEPIILTLQNGIDNQQIVPKYFRKVIYGVISYNAWFDEPGVIGYQKKGPIILGTPDNSLIKEMEELKGIFSKGVETVITDHLKDAVYSKMVINLTNSLTTIIGLGYKEVTSMKLFKKVLTNLTYEGVKIVKASGYKECKLGGMPSWGTLWSASHLPNFLTNGIFKKNVSKMVLSSMGQDILQRKGHETELETLNGHLIKMADKAGVNIPYNKAVYELCREEFNKPVFNPIPIEKVWERVQKYL